In Cytobacillus oceanisediminis, the following proteins share a genomic window:
- the ctaG gene encoding cytochrome c oxidase assembly factor CtaG, with amino-acid sequence MSLEIFGFRALWSPYFFLFVLLILAGYYMLTIKYRGKFKNSEPLTRRQGVYFTVAMIVLYAIKGSPVDLMGHLMFYAHMIQMAILYLVVPPLVVMGIPQWVWRAVINHKAIKPVFRLFTKPLVAIILFNGVFSLYHIPDVFDVVKTDMMLHTVYTSALFLLAIFMWWPTINELPEMESLDGLKKVGYVFANGVLLTPACALIIFADTPMYNTYSDPNAWAQALQLCVPSATLASLNLSGPEMFNSMSLIHDQQLGGVIMKIIQEIVYGIILAQIFYAWYKKEQEITPSEEETMLNPHLVK; translated from the coding sequence ATGTCTTTAGAAATATTCGGTTTTCGTGCACTTTGGAGTCCATATTTCTTTTTATTTGTACTATTGATACTTGCTGGTTACTATATGCTAACAATAAAGTACCGCGGAAAGTTCAAAAATAGCGAGCCGTTAACTAGAAGGCAGGGAGTGTATTTTACAGTCGCGATGATCGTGTTATATGCCATTAAGGGCTCCCCGGTTGATCTGATGGGACATTTAATGTTTTATGCTCATATGATTCAGATGGCAATACTGTATCTAGTTGTTCCTCCCCTTGTAGTTATGGGAATCCCTCAGTGGGTGTGGAGAGCAGTGATTAATCACAAAGCTATTAAACCGGTATTCCGTCTTTTTACAAAGCCATTAGTAGCAATAATCCTGTTTAATGGAGTATTTTCCCTGTACCACATACCAGATGTTTTTGATGTGGTAAAAACGGATATGATGCTGCATACTGTGTATACATCTGCTCTGTTCCTGCTTGCAATCTTTATGTGGTGGCCAACGATTAACGAGCTTCCTGAAATGGAGTCCCTTGATGGCCTGAAAAAGGTGGGATATGTTTTTGCCAATGGTGTTTTATTGACACCTGCGTGTGCACTGATCATATTTGCAGATACTCCAATGTACAACACATATTCTGATCCGAATGCCTGGGCGCAGGCCCTTCAGTTGTGTGTTCCTTCTGCGACACTGGCAAGCCTGAACCTCAGCGGACCGGAAATGTTTAATTCAATGTCACTTATACACGACCAGCAGCTTGGCGGGGTAATTATGAAGATCATCCAGGAAATTGTCTATGGCATCATCCTTGCACAAATCTTCTATGCATGGTACAAAAAAGAACAGGAAATTACGCCTTCAGAGGAAGAAACAATGCTAAATCCGCATTTAGTAAAATAA
- a CDS encoding COX15/CtaA family protein, producing MQRSLKWFAVLTTIGMLLILLGGALVTKTESGMGCGKSWPLCNGEFVPSDITPELVIELAHRLVSGSVGFMVLILSIWTWRKMGHIRETKFLSLTSFFFLVLQALIGAAAVVWGQSDFVLALHFGISLISFAAVLLLTLLIFEVDKKFEAEKLIIDKRMRKHIIGVSIYSYAVVYTGALVRHVNASLVCRDWPLCFNGSFALPDNMYEWVQMGHRAAAGLIFIWIGYITYLAINHYKEQKVVYWGWIISFILVSLQVAAGALVVLTRLNLYIALAHAFFISCLFGVLSYFILLSSRSRKNELAVSAVREKEKNDESAIPTITSIP from the coding sequence TTGCAACGATCTTTAAAATGGTTTGCCGTTCTTACAACTATCGGCATGCTTTTAATTTTGCTCGGCGGTGCCCTGGTAACGAAAACTGAATCAGGAATGGGATGCGGGAAATCCTGGCCGCTTTGCAATGGCGAATTTGTTCCAAGCGACATTACTCCTGAATTGGTTATCGAACTGGCGCACAGACTTGTTTCAGGCTCAGTTGGTTTCATGGTCCTGATATTATCGATTTGGACATGGAGAAAAATGGGACATATAAGAGAAACAAAGTTTTTATCACTCACTTCGTTCTTCTTCCTTGTCCTGCAGGCTTTAATTGGAGCGGCCGCAGTAGTATGGGGGCAATCTGATTTTGTACTTGCCCTTCATTTCGGGATTTCTTTAATATCATTTGCTGCAGTACTGCTTCTGACTTTGCTTATTTTTGAAGTAGATAAGAAATTCGAGGCCGAGAAGCTCATAATTGATAAAAGAATGAGGAAACATATTATTGGAGTTTCTATATACAGCTATGCAGTTGTGTACACTGGCGCTCTTGTGCGCCATGTTAATGCAAGTCTTGTCTGCCGAGACTGGCCGCTTTGCTTTAACGGTTCTTTCGCTCTTCCGGACAATATGTACGAATGGGTGCAAATGGGCCACCGAGCTGCTGCCGGATTAATTTTTATATGGATCGGTTACATTACTTATCTTGCAATAAATCATTACAAGGAACAGAAAGTTGTTTATTGGGGCTGGATCATTTCATTTATCTTAGTATCGCTGCAGGTTGCTGCTGGTGCATTAGTTGTTTTAACCAGACTTAATTTGTATATAGCTCTTGCCCACGCTTTCTTTATTTCCTGCTTATTTGGAGTATTAAGCTATTTTATCCTTCTATCCTCACGGAGCAGGAAGAATGAGCTTGCTGTTTCAGCTGTTAGGGAAAAAGAGAAAAATGATGAATCAGCTATCCCGACCATTACTTCCATTCCATAA
- the cyoE gene encoding heme o synthase has product MSNSRALSDAAIEDSERSLQKDIPETTVWKDFLALIKIGIVNSNLITTFTGLWLALHFSGKGFFNNLDLVLYTVIGSSLIIAGSCSLNNYIDRDIDPLMERTKGRPTVTGKVNPGKVALLSFLLIGLGTAFLMFTTAAAVVIGLIGVISYVVLYTMWTKRRFVSNTIVGSISGAVPPLIGWAAADGNLDPMAWVLFAIVFIWQPPHFYALAMRRVEEYRAAGIPMLPVVKGFKTTKRHIYIWVAALLPLPFLMPSLGLPFLILATVLNIGWLLTGLYARKFNNDIKWATLMFVYSLQYLTIMFVAMVIITLI; this is encoded by the coding sequence ATGTCTAACTCACGGGCTTTGAGTGATGCTGCTATTGAGGACAGTGAGCGAAGCCTTCAAAAAGATATACCTGAGACCACAGTTTGGAAGGATTTCCTTGCCCTCATCAAAATAGGGATTGTAAATTCCAATCTGATTACAACCTTCACCGGTCTTTGGCTTGCACTGCATTTTTCCGGAAAGGGATTTTTCAATAATCTTGATCTGGTTCTTTATACAGTCATTGGCTCTTCATTGATTATTGCAGGCTCCTGCAGCTTAAATAATTATATTGACCGCGACATTGATCCATTAATGGAAAGAACAAAAGGGAGGCCAACTGTTACTGGGAAAGTAAACCCGGGCAAGGTTGCACTTTTGAGCTTTCTGCTTATTGGCCTTGGTACGGCCTTTTTAATGTTTACAACAGCAGCGGCAGTTGTAATTGGATTAATTGGCGTTATCAGCTATGTTGTTTTATATACAATGTGGACGAAACGCAGATTTGTATCCAATACGATTGTAGGCAGCATTTCAGGAGCAGTACCCCCGCTGATCGGGTGGGCAGCTGCCGATGGCAATCTCGACCCCATGGCTTGGGTGCTGTTCGCTATCGTTTTTATCTGGCAGCCTCCTCATTTTTATGCTTTAGCAATGAGAAGGGTGGAGGAATACCGGGCTGCGGGAATTCCCATGCTTCCAGTTGTAAAAGGGTTTAAAACTACCAAAAGGCATATTTACATATGGGTTGCAGCATTATTGCCGCTGCCATTTCTTATGCCATCACTTGGATTGCCTTTTTTAATCCTTGCCACAGTTTTGAACATTGGATGGTTATTGACGGGATTATATGCTAGGAAATTTAACAATGATATAAAATGGGCTACATTAATGTTTGTATACTCCCTGCAATATCTGACCATCATGTTTGTAGCTATGGTGATCATCACACTTATCTAA
- the ctaD gene encoding cytochrome c oxidase subunit I: protein MSTLAQKKGFGAVLWDYLTTVDHKKIAILYLIAGGFFFLLGGLEAMFIRIQLAVPNNDFVSAGLYNEILTMHGTTMIFLAAMPLIFAFMNAVMPLQIGARDVAFPFLNSLGFWLFFFGGVFLNLSWFLGGAPDAGWTSYASLSIASEGHGIDFYALGLQISGAGTLIGGINFLVTIINMRAPGMTYMRMPMFTWATFVTSALILFAFPALTVGLFLLIFDRMFGSNFFDPAMGGNTIIWEHFFWIFGHPEVYILVLPAFGIFSEIFAIFSRKRLFGYSSMVFATVLIGFLGFMVWAHHMFTTGMGPIANAIFAVATMAIAVPTGIKIFNWLFTMWGGSITFTTPMLWAVAFIPSFVAGGVTGVMLASAAQDYQYHDSYFVVAHFHYVIVGGVVFALFAGAHLYWPKMFGTMLNEFLGKITFVLFFIGFHLTFFIQHFLGLWGMPRRIFTFLPGQGLETANMVSTVGAFFMAAAVIIMLINIVITSVKNEKVGNDPWGDGRTLEWAIPSPPPFYNFKQLPLVRGLDAYWLEKMEGKQGMSPAEPLGDIHMPNNSFIPFVISLGLFVAAFGAMYRAEHSWGIPVLIVGMLITLGSMFVRSVKDDHGYHIHKEDLEDNNDKGVKA from the coding sequence GTGAGTACCTTAGCACAAAAAAAAGGTTTCGGAGCGGTTTTATGGGATTACTTAACAACAGTTGACCATAAAAAAATCGCAATCCTTTATCTTATAGCTGGCGGATTTTTCTTCTTGCTTGGCGGATTGGAAGCCATGTTCATCCGTATCCAGCTTGCAGTACCAAATAATGACTTTGTAAGTGCCGGATTGTATAATGAGATATTAACAATGCACGGTACAACGATGATCTTCTTGGCGGCTATGCCACTAATTTTTGCTTTTATGAATGCAGTTATGCCACTTCAGATCGGTGCGCGTGACGTTGCGTTTCCATTCTTGAATTCTTTAGGATTCTGGCTGTTTTTCTTTGGCGGAGTTTTCTTGAACCTATCATGGTTCTTAGGCGGAGCTCCAGATGCCGGATGGACTTCTTATGCTTCTTTATCAATTGCTTCTGAAGGGCATGGGATCGACTTCTATGCACTTGGGCTGCAGATATCAGGTGCTGGTACGTTAATCGGGGGTATCAACTTCCTTGTTACCATCATTAATATGCGTGCTCCTGGTATGACATACATGCGTATGCCAATGTTCACTTGGGCAACTTTTGTTACATCTGCATTGATTTTGTTTGCATTCCCTGCTTTAACAGTAGGATTATTCCTGTTAATTTTCGACCGTATGTTTGGATCTAATTTCTTTGATCCGGCAATGGGGGGTAATACAATTATCTGGGAGCACTTCTTTTGGATTTTTGGTCACCCTGAAGTTTACATCTTGGTATTGCCGGCTTTCGGTATTTTCTCTGAGATATTTGCAATTTTCTCAAGAAAGCGCCTTTTCGGATACTCTTCCATGGTATTCGCAACGGTTCTTATTGGATTCTTAGGATTCATGGTATGGGCTCACCATATGTTTACAACTGGTATGGGGCCGATTGCTAACGCAATTTTTGCCGTTGCCACTATGGCGATTGCAGTACCGACTGGTATTAAGATCTTTAACTGGCTATTTACAATGTGGGGCGGAAGCATAACGTTCACAACTCCGATGCTTTGGGCTGTTGCCTTTATTCCTTCATTCGTAGCCGGCGGTGTAACTGGTGTAATGCTTGCATCTGCTGCACAGGATTATCAATACCATGACAGCTACTTTGTAGTTGCTCACTTCCATTATGTTATTGTCGGCGGTGTTGTGTTTGCACTATTTGCAGGTGCACATCTATACTGGCCAAAGATGTTCGGAACAATGCTAAACGAGTTCCTTGGGAAAATTACATTCGTATTATTCTTTATTGGCTTCCATTTAACATTCTTTATCCAGCATTTCCTCGGCCTTTGGGGAATGCCTCGCCGTATCTTCACTTTCCTTCCTGGACAGGGACTTGAAACGGCAAATATGGTTAGTACTGTCGGTGCCTTCTTCATGGCAGCTGCAGTAATCATAATGTTAATTAATATTGTCATTACAAGTGTTAAAAATGAAAAAGTTGGCAATGACCCTTGGGGAGATGGCCGTACTTTAGAATGGGCCATTCCATCACCGCCTCCATTCTACAACTTCAAGCAGCTTCCGCTGGTTCGCGGTCTTGATGCATATTGGCTTGAAAAAATGGAAGGCAAACAAGGCATGTCACCTGCTGAGCCGCTGGGTGATATCCATATGCCAAACAACTCTTTCATTCCATTTGTAATTTCTTTAGGACTATTTGTTGCTGCATTTGGTGCAATGTACCGTGCGGAGCATAGCTGGGGTATTCCAGTATTGATCGTTGGTATGCTTATTACTTTAGGTTCAATGTTTGTTCGTTCTGTTAAGGATGACCATGGATACCACATTCATAAAGAAGATTTGGAAGATAATAATGATAAGGGGGTTAAGGCATAA
- a CDS encoding GNAT family N-acetyltransferase: MSVRKLSENEYIDAMKLSMYAFQYNVPEADIPAGKERLKNHSIFGIWEEESLAAKLHIIPLKVHINGFEWDMGGVAGVATYPEFRRKGYVSSLIKHALAEMDKKGQLFSFLHPFNISFYRKYGWEIFTEYKKTLINKIDLEMAGKSSGTIKRYIKNQHIKTIEKIYKEYMLRYSGGLVRDTYWWENFVYSDYQIAVYFDEAGEGQGYILFKVKDNKMDVEEFAALNQEARVNLWNFICQHDSMVEEVKIITSVHDPFPYYLNQPNLKMEVFPYFMGRIVNAEKCLGQYSFNENSENVFLHIEDHHAPWNNGSYLIADEGVRVFKEKEGSQCTNPPARGLHMSINALSAIIIGYKRPMELYDLGEIKGPRNDAEILERKIPVQKSFFYDFF; encoded by the coding sequence GTGTCGGTGAGAAAATTATCAGAGAATGAATATATAGATGCCATGAAGCTTTCCATGTATGCCTTTCAGTACAATGTGCCTGAAGCTGACATCCCAGCCGGGAAGGAACGATTAAAAAATCATTCCATTTTTGGTATCTGGGAAGAGGAAAGTCTGGCTGCCAAGCTACACATTATCCCCCTTAAAGTTCATATTAATGGATTTGAATGGGACATGGGAGGTGTTGCAGGTGTGGCAACATATCCTGAATTCAGGAGAAAAGGGTATGTAAGCAGCCTGATAAAGCACGCTTTGGCCGAGATGGACAAAAAGGGTCAGCTATTTTCGTTTTTACATCCTTTTAATATTTCTTTCTATCGGAAATACGGATGGGAGATATTCACTGAATATAAGAAAACACTTATTAACAAAATAGATTTAGAAATGGCCGGAAAATCTTCAGGGACCATTAAACGATATATCAAGAACCAGCACATAAAAACCATCGAAAAGATTTATAAAGAATATATGCTGCGGTATTCAGGCGGGCTTGTGAGAGACACATATTGGTGGGAGAACTTTGTTTATTCTGACTACCAGATTGCGGTGTACTTTGACGAAGCAGGTGAAGGACAGGGCTATATTTTATTCAAAGTAAAAGACAATAAAATGGATGTCGAAGAATTTGCGGCTTTAAATCAGGAAGCCAGAGTGAATTTATGGAATTTTATCTGTCAGCATGATTCGATGGTTGAGGAAGTAAAGATCATTACATCAGTACACGATCCATTTCCTTATTACCTGAATCAGCCTAATTTAAAAATGGAGGTTTTCCCGTACTTTATGGGGAGAATCGTCAATGCTGAAAAGTGTCTCGGCCAATATTCATTCAATGAAAATAGTGAAAATGTCTTTCTGCATATTGAGGATCACCATGCACCATGGAATAATGGAAGCTACTTAATTGCTGACGAAGGTGTCAGGGTGTTTAAAGAGAAAGAAGGAAGCCAATGCACAAACCCTCCAGCACGAGGTCTGCATATGTCTATCAATGCCCTTTCAGCGATTATAATTGGCTATAAGAGGCCAATGGAGTTATATGATCTAGGTGAAATTAAAGGTCCAAGAAATGATGCAGAAATACTTGAAAGAAAAATTCCTGTGCAAAAATCCTTTTTCTATGACTTTTTTTAA
- a CDS encoding Asp23/Gls24 family envelope stress response protein has translation MHNDHLDFETIQAASDIISAIVESSLQERESVIPLYHERFTFFKKIKDPISISFRNTEVYLKIKLNLIKGKNILEETLQIQKEIKDEIVHLTGLEVKRVDLSIQKIIPAGNSLPEH, from the coding sequence ATGCATAATGATCATCTTGACTTCGAGACGATTCAGGCAGCCAGTGATATAATCTCTGCAATCGTAGAATCCAGCCTGCAGGAAAGAGAAAGCGTCATTCCTCTTTATCATGAAAGATTCACATTCTTTAAGAAAATAAAAGACCCGATCTCCATATCTTTTAGGAATACTGAAGTATATTTGAAGATTAAGCTTAACTTAATAAAGGGAAAAAATATTTTGGAGGAAACTCTCCAGATTCAGAAAGAAATCAAAGATGAAATTGTTCATTTAACCGGACTGGAAGTTAAAAGAGTTGATCTCTCAATTCAAAAAATTATACCTGCCGGAAACAGTCTTCCGGAACACTGA
- the ytvI gene encoding sporulation integral membrane protein YtvI, whose product MSAIFTKRFLLILIAVILITVLFYFILPVSVPLIVAFITALILEPVVKLLQNKIKISRRVSVLITFLGFVLFIGLSGYFITTKVITEAIKLVENAPMYINEITKAWLRAEADFSNAAKDLPKDLVDEISNQIQSFLNKTKNDLVAYVNIDSLKALLTNIPNYLVSFIVYLIALFLFLIDLPRLRKGLYNHLTEKTADKVKFMTSRLSYVGFGFFKAQFLVSVIIFIVSLIGLLFINPEMALIMSIIIWIIDFIPIIGSIVILGPWALFHLLTGDLAMGTQLAILAAILLIIRRTVEPKVMGTHIGLSPLATLIAMYLGLKLIGILGFIIGPLLVIAFNSAKEAGLIKMNFKI is encoded by the coding sequence TTGTCTGCGATATTCACAAAACGTTTTTTATTAATATTAATTGCTGTAATTCTTATAACTGTCCTTTTTTATTTCATTTTGCCTGTTTCTGTTCCGCTGATTGTTGCATTTATTACAGCATTAATCCTGGAGCCAGTTGTGAAACTGCTGCAAAATAAAATAAAAATAAGCCGAAGAGTATCCGTGCTGATTACTTTTCTGGGATTTGTCCTCTTCATTGGCTTATCAGGCTACTTTATTACGACAAAAGTGATTACTGAAGCCATTAAACTTGTTGAAAATGCTCCTATGTACATTAATGAAATTACAAAAGCATGGCTCAGGGCAGAAGCGGACTTTTCCAATGCCGCCAAAGACCTTCCTAAAGACCTTGTTGATGAAATAAGCAACCAGATTCAATCCTTCTTGAATAAAACGAAGAATGACCTTGTCGCTTACGTAAATATTGATAGCTTAAAAGCACTTCTGACAAACATCCCGAATTATCTTGTCAGTTTCATCGTATACTTGATTGCCTTATTTTTGTTTTTAATAGATCTTCCGCGATTAAGGAAAGGCTTGTATAATCACCTTACAGAAAAAACAGCAGATAAAGTCAAGTTTATGACTTCACGGCTCTCTTATGTCGGATTTGGCTTTTTCAAGGCTCAATTCCTTGTAAGTGTGATTATCTTTATCGTTTCCCTGATTGGATTATTATTCATCAATCCAGAAATGGCATTGATCATGTCTATAATCATTTGGATTATTGACTTTATCCCTATTATTGGCTCCATTGTCATTCTTGGCCCATGGGCATTGTTTCATCTGCTGACAGGAGATTTAGCTATGGGGACACAATTGGCAATTCTTGCAGCCATCCTCTTAATTATCCGCAGGACAGTTGAGCCAAAGGTAATGGGCACCCATATAGGGCTATCTCCGCTTGCTACGCTAATAGCCATGTATCTGGGCCTGAAACTCATTGGAATACTGGGCTTCATCATTGGCCCATTACTGGTCATTGCCTTTAATTCCGCAAAAGAAGCAGGACTTATTAAAATGAATTTCAAAATATAA
- a CDS encoding YugN family protein, giving the protein MKFENTGLENKKADLTRLDEVMLSHGLVREGQWDYERVTYDRKFELKEGVFYLRVFGYAAEGDVGAHRATIQLMTPLLGKHYYPHGIEYGEGESFPKSLVSQCEKILSEIKAEIDQFAE; this is encoded by the coding sequence ATGAAATTTGAAAACACAGGTCTGGAAAATAAAAAAGCAGACTTAACCCGCTTAGATGAAGTAATGCTTTCACACGGTCTGGTCCGTGAAGGGCAATGGGATTATGAAAGAGTTACATATGACCGTAAATTCGAATTAAAAGAGGGTGTTTTTTACCTTCGTGTGTTTGGATATGCTGCTGAAGGTGATGTAGGAGCACATAGAGCAACTATCCAGCTTATGACTCCCCTGCTTGGCAAGCATTATTATCCGCATGGGATAGAATACGGTGAAGGTGAAAGCTTCCCTAAATCATTAGTAAGTCAATGCGAGAAAATTCTAAGTGAGATCAAAGCAGAGATTGACCAATTCGCTGAGTAA
- the ctaF gene encoding cytochrome c oxidase subunit IVB — protein MANQQPNSGNPRVDIEYRRKKSAEEMKHQVITFALMIFLTIVAFVAAGYEGFSGWFIVPFILILALVQVVFQLYYFMHMSHKGHEAPSLFLYSGAFVGFITIIAFLTVIWW, from the coding sequence ATGGCAAATCAACAACCAAACTCAGGTAACCCAAGAGTAGACATTGAATATAGACGCAAAAAAAGTGCAGAAGAGATGAAACATCAAGTTATCACGTTTGCGCTTATGATCTTCCTGACAATTGTTGCTTTCGTAGCGGCAGGCTATGAAGGATTCTCTGGATGGTTTATTGTACCTTTCATCCTGATTCTTGCGCTCGTGCAAGTAGTTTTCCAATTATATTATTTCATGCATATGAGCCATAAAGGTCATGAAGCACCATCTTTGTTTTTATATTCCGGAGCGTTTGTCGGGTTTATTACAATTATTGCTTTCTTGACAGTTATTTGGTGGTAA
- a CDS encoding cytochrome (ubi)quinol oxidase subunit III, with the protein MAAEQKMTYETWPASPEKQTLEAKNKFLGFWFFLGGETVLFASLFATYLALKDKVPSSDMALAKDLFEIPLAFIMTMLLLTSSLTSVYAMYHMKNFNFKKMQLWLGITVLLGLGFLGLEIYEFNHYVHEFHHSFTSSAFGSAFYTLVGFHGAHVAFGLLWITTLMIRNSKRGLSLYNAPKFYVASLYWHFIDVVWVFIFTVVYLMGMVG; encoded by the coding sequence ATGGCTGCTGAACAAAAAATGACTTACGAAACATGGCCGGCTTCGCCTGAAAAACAAACCCTCGAAGCCAAGAACAAATTCTTAGGTTTCTGGTTTTTCCTTGGGGGAGAGACGGTTCTATTCGCATCCCTCTTCGCAACATATCTTGCTTTAAAAGACAAAGTGCCTAGCAGTGATATGGCTCTTGCAAAAGATTTGTTTGAAATTCCATTGGCATTCATTATGACAATGCTATTATTAACAAGCTCTTTAACAAGTGTTTACGCAATGTACCATATGAAGAATTTTAACTTCAAAAAGATGCAGCTATGGCTCGGAATTACTGTTTTGCTTGGGCTTGGATTCCTTGGTTTGGAAATTTACGAGTTCAATCACTATGTACATGAATTCCATCATAGCTTCACTAGCAGTGCTTTTGGTTCAGCCTTTTACACTTTAGTCGGCTTCCATGGTGCTCACGTGGCTTTCGGTTTATTATGGATCACTACTTTAATGATCCGAAACAGCAAAAGAGGATTGAGCCTTTACAATGCTCCTAAGTTCTATGTTGCCAGCCTATACTGGCACTTCATTGACGTTGTTTGGGTATTCATCTTCACAGTAGTATATTTAATGGGAATGGTGGGATAA
- a CDS encoding DUF420 domain-containing protein, translated as MEYSLPILPTISTTFIVLSAITVAIGWVQISKKKLEAHKKTMTLAAVFAVIFFIIYASRTVFIGNTAFGGPDDIKIYYTIFLIFHITLATVGAVLGIISLYTGYKNKLAAHRKLGPVTSVVWFFTGITGVAVYLLLYVFYHGGETTSVIKAILGT; from the coding sequence ATGGAATACTCATTGCCTATACTGCCTACCATCAGCACGACTTTTATTGTACTCAGTGCAATCACTGTTGCGATTGGGTGGGTCCAAATTAGCAAAAAGAAGCTTGAAGCTCATAAAAAAACAATGACTTTGGCTGCTGTGTTTGCTGTTATTTTCTTTATCATATATGCCAGCAGAACAGTCTTTATAGGAAATACTGCTTTTGGGGGCCCTGATGATATAAAAATTTATTATACAATTTTCTTAATTTTCCATATTACGCTTGCAACTGTAGGAGCAGTATTAGGAATTATCTCATTATATACAGGCTATAAAAATAAATTGGCAGCACATAGAAAATTAGGCCCGGTTACTAGTGTGGTCTGGTTTTTTACTGGCATAACAGGTGTTGCAGTCTATTTGCTGCTGTATGTTTTCTATCATGGGGGAGAAACAACCTCTGTCATTAAAGCGATTTTGGGTACGTAA
- the coxB gene encoding cytochrome c oxidase subunit II, with protein MKRLAKWRLFSLFAMMALILSACSGKPYLSTLNPAGEVAQTQFDLMVLSTAIMVGVIVVVTVIFFIVVFKFRRKDDRIPKQVEGSHKLEIIWTVIPILLLLILAVPTVSATFKLADVSPMEKKNEEGKTDALVVNVRANLYWWEFEYPNQEIITGQELVVPTDEKVYFNLIASDVKHSFWIPAVGGKLDTNTDNVNKFWLKFDGEKAAEADNFFYGKCAELCGPSHALMDFKVKAVPRDQFDQWVTAMQDVKEPKKAETDLAQAGQEVFNNSCIGCHAVTPANTAPEAARLAPNLTNFGDRDRIAGILDHTEEDLKDWLRDPETFKPGNKMTGTYGELTEEQLDALTEYLMGLKVTEQ; from the coding sequence ATGAAAAGGCTTGCAAAGTGGCGTCTTTTTTCTCTGTTTGCAATGATGGCGCTCATTCTTTCCGCTTGCTCCGGCAAACCGTATTTATCTACGCTGAATCCTGCCGGCGAAGTGGCGCAAACACAATTTGATTTGATGGTGTTAAGTACTGCAATAATGGTAGGAGTAATTGTGGTCGTAACAGTAATCTTCTTTATTGTTGTTTTTAAATTCCGCCGCAAGGACGACAGAATTCCAAAACAAGTTGAAGGAAGCCACAAACTGGAAATCATTTGGACTGTTATTCCTATTCTTTTGCTTCTAATTCTTGCTGTACCGACAGTTTCTGCTACCTTTAAGCTTGCAGATGTAAGCCCAATGGAAAAGAAGAATGAAGAAGGTAAAACAGATGCACTTGTTGTTAATGTGCGTGCAAACTTATACTGGTGGGAATTCGAATATCCAAACCAGGAAATTATCACTGGCCAGGAATTAGTTGTGCCAACGGATGAAAAAGTTTATTTCAATCTGATTGCTTCAGATGTAAAGCACTCCTTCTGGATCCCTGCTGTAGGCGGTAAGCTGGATACGAACACTGACAATGTGAACAAATTCTGGCTGAAATTTGATGGTGAAAAGGCTGCTGAGGCTGATAATTTCTTCTATGGAAAATGTGCTGAGCTTTGTGGTCCTTCCCACGCTCTAATGGATTTCAAAGTTAAAGCGGTTCCACGTGATCAATTCGATCAATGGGTAACAGCCATGCAGGACGTTAAAGAACCTAAAAAGGCAGAGACAGATCTTGCTCAAGCTGGTCAGGAAGTCTTCAACAACAGCTGTATCGGCTGTCATGCTGTAACACCGGCTAACACTGCTCCTGAAGCAGCTCGTCTAGCTCCTAACTTAACGAACTTCGGTGATCGTGACCGTATTGCTGGTATCCTGGACCATACTGAGGAAGATCTTAAGGATTGGTTAAGAGATCCAGAGACATTCAAGCCTGGAAATAAAATGACAGGTACGTATGGCGAATTGACTGAAGAACAGCTTGATGCCCTTACAGAATACTTAATGGGCTTGAAAGTTACCGAACAATAG